Proteins encoded in a region of the Populus nigra chromosome 3, ddPopNigr1.1, whole genome shotgun sequence genome:
- the LOC133688849 gene encoding uncharacterized protein LOC133688849 — protein MVTLNSSIPAWIVHFLACMGGCFGCCTQPTPIIAVDEPSKGLRIQGRVVTKPSISDDFWSTSTCDLDNSTVQSQRSISSISLPNQNPASSTGGMSSNSEFVNHGLLLWQLSRLQWIGSGTSGNQNQRRRETRLSWNATYEGLLGSRNPFPKPIPLSEMVNFLVDVWEQEGLYD, from the exons ATGGTGACATTGAATAGCTCAATTCCTGCTTGGATCGTTCACTTCCTTGCTTGTATGGG TGGCTGTTTTGGATGCTGTACTCAACCCACACCAATTATTGCTGTGGATGAGCCATCAAAAGGATTGAGAATACAAGGGCGAGTGGTGACGAAACCTAGCATATCAGATGATTTTTGGAGTACCAGCACATGTGACTTGGACAACAGTACTGTTCAATCTCAAAGAAGCATCTCATCAATCAGTTTGCCAAATCAGAATCCTGCTAGCAGCACTGGTGGCATGAGCAGCAATAGCGAATTTGTAAATCATG gtCTCCTTCTCTGGCAACTGAGCAGGCTTCAATGGATTGGAAGTGGCACATCTGGGAACCAAAATCAGCGAAGACGGGAAACCAGATTAag TTGGAATGCAACTTATGAAGGTTTACTAGGATCCAGAAATCCTTTCCCAAAGCCCATCCCTCTTTCT GAGATGGTTAATTTTCTGGTGGATGTATGGGAGCAGGAGGGATTGTACGACTGA
- the LOC133688959 gene encoding EIN3-binding F-box protein 1-like, with translation MPTLVNYSGDDEIYSGGSFYTNPSDLGRLYSIVSNVDVYSPACKRARISAPFLFESSGFEQNMRPSIEVLPDECLFEIFRRVPEGKERSSCASVSKKWLMLLSSIRRSEFCNGNPVAEEEKETAAPVCNDVEMVSCEDNGEVESDGYLTRSLEGKKATDMRLAAIAVGTSSRGGLGKLLIRGSNSVRGVTNRGLSAIARGCPSLRALSLWNVPFVGDEGLFEIAKECHLLEKLDLSNCPSISNKGLIAIAENCPNLSSLNIESCSKIGNEGLQAIGKLCPRLHSISIKDCPLLGDHGVSSLLSSASSVLTRVKLQGLNITDFSLAVIGHYGKAVTNLSLSVLQHVSERGFWVMGNAQGLQKLMSLTITSCRGITDVSLEAIAKGSLNLKQMCLRKCCFVSDNGLVTFAKAAGSLESLQLEECNRITQSGIVGALSNCGTKLKALSLVKCMGIKDMALGMPVPSPCSYLRYLSIRNCPGFGSASLAVVGKLCPQLQHVDLSGLCGITDSGMLPLLESCEAGLVKVNLSGCMSLTDEVVLALARLHGGTLELLNLDGCRKITDASLVAIAENCLFLSDLDLSNCAVTDSGIAVMSSAEQLNLQVLSLSGCSEVSNKSLPCLKKMGRTLVGLNLQKCSSISSSTVELLVESLWRCDILS, from the exons ATGCCTACTCTTGTTAACTACAGTG GAGATGATGAAATCTATTCTGGGGGCTCTTTCTATACAAATCCTTCCGACCTTGGTCGATTATATTCAATTGTATCCAATGTGGATGTATACAGCCCTGCTTGCAAGCGAGCTCGCATTAGTGCTCCTTTTCTCTTTGAATCATCTGGGTTTGAGCAGAATATGCGACCATCAATTGAAGTTCTTCCAGATGAATGCCTTTTTGAGATCTTCAGACGCGTTCCTGAAGGCAAAGAGAGGAGTTCCTGTGCCTCTGTGTCCAAGAAATGGCTTATGCTTTTGAGCAGCATCAGGAGGTCTGAATTTTGCAACGGCAACCCTGTagctgaagaagaaaaggaaacagcAGCTCCTGTTTGTAATGATGTTGAAATGGTCTCTTGCGAAGACAACGGGGAAGTTGAGAGTGATGGTTACCTTACCAGGTCCttggaaggaaagaaagcaaCAGATATGAGACTGGCTGCCATTGCTGTTGGGACAAGTAGCCGTGGGGGCCTGGGCAAGCTGTTGATCCGGGGAAGCAACTCTGTTCGTGGGGTTACCAACCGTGGTCTATCAGCAATAGCACGTGGTTGCCCTTCTCTAAGGGCTCTTTCTTTGTGGAACGTTCCTTTTGTTGGGGATGAAGGTCTATTTGAGATCGCCAAAGAATGCCATTTGTTGGAAAAGCTTGACCTTTCCAACTGTCCTTCAATTTCCAacaagggtttgattgcaattGCTGAGAACTGCCCTAATTTGAGCTCTTTGAATATTGAATCTTGTTCTAAGATTGGTAACGAAGGCTTGCAAGCAATCGGAAAGCTTTGCCCTAGGTTGCATTCAATCTCTATTAAAGACTGCCCTCTTCTTGGGGATCATGGAGTATCAAGTTTATTATCTTCAGCTTCTTCTGTATTAACAAGGGTGAAGCTTCAGGGTTTGAACATCACAGACTTCTCTCTTGCTGTAATTGGGCACTATGGGAAAGCTGTTACGAATCTTTCCCTTAGTGTTCTCCAGCATGTTAGTGAGAGAGGCTTTTGGGTCATGGGTAATGCTCAGGGTTTGCAAAAATTAATGTCTTTGACAATTACTTCATGCCGGGGGATAACAGATGTGAGTCTTGAAGCTATTGCAAAGGGTTCCTTGAATCTGAAGCAGATGTGCCTCCGCAAGTGCTGCTTTGTGTCTGATAACGGGTTGGTTACTTTTGCCAAAGCTGCCGGATCTCTTGAGAGCCTGCAATTGGAAGAATGTAACAGAATTACCCAGTCAGGGATTGTTGGTGCACTTTCAAACTGTGGAACAAAGTTGAAAGCTCTTAGTCTTGTGAAGTGCATGGGAATTAAGGATATGGCTCTCGGAATGCCAGTGCCCTCTCCTTGCAGCTATCTTCGATATTTGTCAATTAGAAATTGCCCAGGATTTGGCAGTGCGAGCTTGGCTGTGGTAGGGAAGCTGTGCCCTCAACTTCAGCATGTTGACCTAAGTGGGCTTTGCGGAATTACAGATTCTGGGATGCTGCCACTGTTAGAGAGTTGTGAGGCAGGTCTTGTTAAGGTGAATCTTAGTGGTTGCATGAGTTTGACCGATGAAGTAGTTTTAGCCTTGGCTAGGCTACACGGTGGAACCCTTGAATTGCTGAATCTGGATGGTTGCAGGAAGATCACTGATGCTAGCTTGGTAGCAATTGCTGAAAATTGTCTGTTTCTCAGTGACCTAGATCTGTCAAATTGTGCAGTCACTGATTCTGGCATTGCTGTCATGTCAAGTGCAGAGCAGCTCAATCTTCAAGTCCTATCCTTGTCAGGATGTTCTGAAGTATCAAACAAGAGCTTGCCTTGCCTAAAGAAAATGGGCAGGACCCTGGTGGGGTTGAACCTCCAAAAATGCAGTTCAATTAGCAGCAGCACAGTTGAGCTGCTTGTAGAGAGCCTGTGGAGATGTGATATCCTTTCATAA